Proteins co-encoded in one Ensifer sp. PDNC004 genomic window:
- a CDS encoding AraC family transcriptional regulator, which translates to MSTARGSKRAPAKPASLATNPPTFEHIVTGVNETFLWRLDNYPWERNVWNFHPEIEIHLIRKASGLAFVGDHIGQFDPGYLTVIGSNLPHDWVTVTEPDEIIEGRDIVIQFHPDRMREITDALPEFAELGAFFARAERGLVFHGEARAKGADLIERMGSLKGLSRFSLFIQLLDLLVNTEEYELLSSPEFAPELDQQSLDVLRGALAFIYENIATDIHLADLARQAGMSETAFSRFFKKNTGNTFTDHVNKLRIWQACKLLAETDMPITDICFEVGYLNISNFNRTFLRQHKMTPSAYRRLTGQRRTSRS; encoded by the coding sequence ATGAGCACGGCGCGAGGCTCAAAACGTGCGCCGGCAAAGCCCGCTTCGCTCGCGACCAACCCGCCGACCTTCGAGCACATCGTCACCGGCGTCAACGAGACGTTCCTATGGCGTCTCGACAACTATCCCTGGGAACGGAACGTCTGGAACTTCCATCCGGAGATCGAAATCCATCTCATCCGCAAGGCCTCGGGCCTTGCCTTCGTCGGCGATCATATTGGCCAGTTCGATCCCGGCTATCTGACAGTGATCGGCAGCAACCTGCCGCATGACTGGGTGACGGTCACCGAACCGGACGAGATCATCGAAGGGCGCGACATCGTCATCCAGTTCCATCCCGACAGGATGCGCGAGATCACCGACGCCCTACCGGAATTTGCCGAGCTCGGGGCCTTCTTCGCCCGCGCCGAGCGCGGCCTGGTGTTTCATGGCGAAGCTCGCGCCAAGGGCGCCGATCTGATCGAACGTATGGGCAGCCTGAAAGGGCTCTCGCGCTTCTCGCTGTTCATCCAGCTGCTCGATCTGTTGGTCAACACCGAGGAATACGAGTTGCTCTCCTCGCCGGAATTCGCGCCAGAACTCGACCAACAATCGCTTGACGTGCTGCGCGGCGCTCTGGCCTTCATCTATGAGAACATCGCCACCGACATTCATCTTGCCGATCTTGCCCGGCAGGCCGGCATGAGCGAAACGGCCTTTTCCCGTTTCTTCAAGAAGAATACCGGCAACACCTTTACCGACCACGTCAACAAGCTGCGCATCTGGCAGGCGTGTAAGCTGCTTGCCGAAACCGACATGCCGATCACCGACATCTGCTTCGAGGTCGGCTACCTCAACATCTCCAATTTCAACCGCACCTTCCTGCGCCAGCACAAGATGACGCCTTCGGCCTACAGGCGGCTGACAGGCCAGCGTCGTACTTCCCGTTCTTAG
- a CDS encoding carbohydrate ABC transporter permease: MTAHALGRFIGRLILAAAAFSAVFPMFWTALNAFKNRVDIVTPTPLFFFEPTLDNFAYVLGRESVFAGLVNSLLISGAAVLIGAALGLPAAYAIARYPNRWSRDIQFFVLSLRFLPPVAIAIPLMVIWLDFGLYDTRLSMIVTYSLLTLATIIWLSVPAFVRVPKEVEEAARVDGYGPYAIFFHIALPIALRSLIGAVAFAFVLVWNEFLIALMLTTSDAKTLPIVASELTQLGRDVPWGILNASVVLLSIPPLLFIGVLSGMLNSAFKRKTQ; encoded by the coding sequence ATGACCGCCCACGCCCTTGGCCGCTTCATTGGCCGGCTCATCCTTGCCGCCGCCGCCTTCTCTGCCGTGTTTCCAATGTTTTGGACCGCGCTCAATGCCTTCAAGAACCGGGTCGACATCGTGACACCGACCCCGCTCTTCTTCTTCGAGCCGACGCTCGACAACTTCGCCTATGTGCTCGGCCGCGAAAGCGTCTTTGCCGGCCTCGTCAATTCGCTGCTGATATCGGGCGCTGCGGTGCTGATCGGTGCCGCTCTCGGCCTGCCCGCCGCCTATGCGATCGCGCGCTATCCCAACCGCTGGTCCCGCGACATTCAGTTCTTCGTTCTGTCGCTGCGCTTCCTGCCGCCGGTCGCGATCGCCATTCCGCTGATGGTGATCTGGCTCGATTTCGGCCTCTATGACACCCGCCTGTCGATGATCGTCACCTATTCGCTGCTGACGCTCGCGACCATCATCTGGCTGAGCGTCCCGGCCTTTGTGCGGGTGCCGAAGGAAGTCGAGGAGGCTGCCCGCGTCGATGGCTACGGTCCTTATGCGATCTTCTTCCATATCGCGCTGCCGATTGCCCTTCGGTCGCTGATCGGAGCTGTCGCCTTTGCCTTCGTGCTCGTCTGGAACGAATTCCTGATTGCACTGATGCTGACGACGTCCGACGCCAAGACGTTGCCGATCGTCGCCTCGGAGCTGACGCAGCTCGGTCGCGACGTGCCCTGGGGCATCCTCAACGCCTCCGTTGTGCTGCTCTCCATCCCGCCGCTGCTCTTCATCGGGGTTCTAAGTGGCATGCTCAACAGCGCCTTCAAGCGCAAGACCCAATGA
- a CDS encoding fumarylacetoacetate hydrolase family protein gives MTPPRFVTFSLGDRRGYGLVSGNGLIDLSKRYGSTFPTLREVIEAGALARFADDAVGMSPDLSLKDVRYEIPVPAPEKIICVGVNFPDRNEEYKDGQTAPSNPSLFIRFPRSFTGHAQPLIRPPESPQFDYEGEIVIVIGKGGRRIPESSALDHIAALSLCNEGTIRDWVRHAKFNVTQGKNFDRTGSIGPWLVPFTDEAQLADIKLETRVNGEVRQQDRTSRMIFSFRKIISYVSTFTTLVPGDVIVTGTPTGAGARFDPPIWLKPGDIVEVEAEGIGTLINPIADEA, from the coding sequence ATGACCCCTCCCCGTTTCGTCACCTTTTCGCTCGGAGACAGACGGGGCTACGGTCTCGTTTCCGGCAACGGCCTGATCGACCTCTCAAAACGCTACGGATCGACCTTCCCGACCCTGCGCGAAGTGATCGAGGCGGGCGCCCTTGCCCGGTTCGCCGACGACGCAGTGGGAATGTCGCCGGACCTGTCGCTTAAGGACGTTCGCTACGAAATCCCGGTGCCGGCACCGGAAAAGATCATCTGCGTCGGCGTCAACTTCCCCGACCGCAACGAAGAGTACAAGGACGGGCAGACGGCACCTTCCAATCCTTCGCTGTTCATCCGTTTTCCGCGCTCCTTCACCGGGCACGCCCAGCCGCTGATCCGCCCGCCGGAAAGCCCACAGTTCGATTATGAAGGCGAGATCGTCATCGTCATCGGCAAGGGCGGTCGACGCATTCCCGAGTCGAGCGCACTCGACCATATCGCGGCACTGTCGCTCTGCAACGAAGGCACGATCCGCGACTGGGTTCGCCATGCCAAGTTCAATGTCACCCAGGGCAAGAATTTCGACCGCACGGGGTCGATCGGCCCCTGGCTGGTGCCCTTCACCGACGAGGCCCAGCTTGCCGATATCAAGCTCGAAACGCGGGTGAACGGCGAGGTGCGCCAACAGGATCGCACCAGCCGGATGATCTTCTCCTTCCGCAAAATCATCAGCTACGTCTCGACCTTCACGACGCTGGTTCCCGGCGACGTTATCGTCACCGGCACACCGACCGGCGCCGGTGCCCGTTTCGATCCGCCGATCTGGCTGAAGCCCGGCGACATCGTCGAGGTCGAGGCCGAGGGCATCGGCACCCTCATCAACCCCATTGCCGACGAGGCCTGA
- the hpaI gene encoding 4-hydroxy-2-oxoheptanedioate aldolase, which yields MPAPRNPFKQALAENRPQIGLWLALANPYAAEVCGGAGFDWLLIDAEHAPNDVPLLAAQLQALAASPSHAIVRPPIGETWIIKQILDIGAQTLLVPMVESAEQARALVRAVRYPPHGVRGVGAALARASAFNRIPDYLQTANDEVCLLVQIESRAGLAALDEITNTDGVDGVFIGPADLAADMGFLGKPGAREVQEAVEAALVRIQSYGKAAGILTSDQALARRYLELGATFVAVGNDVSLLVGATSKLAAEFKGIRGDAGTVERSGGSY from the coding sequence ATGCCCGCTCCCCGCAACCCGTTCAAACAGGCGCTTGCCGAGAATCGCCCGCAAATCGGCCTCTGGCTGGCGCTTGCCAATCCATACGCCGCCGAAGTCTGCGGCGGTGCCGGTTTCGACTGGCTGCTTATCGACGCCGAGCATGCCCCGAACGACGTACCGCTACTGGCCGCGCAACTCCAGGCGCTGGCCGCGTCGCCAAGTCATGCCATCGTCCGCCCGCCGATCGGCGAGACCTGGATAATCAAGCAGATCCTCGACATCGGCGCGCAGACGCTGCTGGTCCCGATGGTCGAAAGCGCCGAGCAGGCCCGCGCCCTGGTGCGCGCCGTGCGTTATCCGCCCCATGGCGTGCGCGGAGTCGGTGCCGCGCTTGCGCGGGCATCTGCCTTTAATCGCATTCCGGACTATCTGCAGACCGCCAACGACGAGGTCTGCCTACTTGTGCAGATCGAAAGTCGGGCCGGCCTTGCCGCGCTCGACGAGATCACGAACACCGACGGCGTCGACGGTGTCTTCATCGGCCCGGCCGACCTTGCCGCTGACATGGGCTTTCTCGGCAAGCCCGGCGCTCGGGAAGTGCAGGAAGCCGTAGAAGCGGCGTTGGTGCGCATCCAGTCGTACGGGAAAGCGGCCGGCATTCTGACCTCCGACCAGGCGCTCGCCCGCCGCTACCTCGAACTCGGCGCCACCTTCGTCGCCGTCGGCAATGACGTCAGCCTGCTGGTCGGCGCGACTTCCAAGCTGGCCGCGGAGTTCAAAGGCATCAGAGGCGATGCCGGAACGGTGGAACGGTCGGGCGGGTCTTACTGA
- the hpaH gene encoding 2-oxo-hept-4-ene-1,7-dioate hydratase yields MLDKSQIEAAASALDTAERERVQTGLLSLQHPDMTMDDAYAVQTAWVKQKIAAGRRVIGWKIGLTSKAMQYALNIDIPDSGVLFDDMLFEDGARIPGNRFIQPRIEAEIAFVMKAPLVGPNVTVFDVLNATDYVTPALEILDTRILRVDPETKKARTIVDTISDNAANAGIVLGGRQMRPDAIDMRWMGAIVSRNAEVEETGLGAGVLNHPARGIAWLANRLSLYGERIEAGQIVLAGSFIRPIEARHGDTIVADFGPSGTVSCFFE; encoded by the coding sequence ATGCTCGACAAATCCCAGATCGAGGCCGCAGCTAGCGCCCTCGACACCGCCGAACGCGAGCGCGTCCAGACCGGACTGCTCTCGCTCCAGCACCCCGACATGACCATGGACGACGCCTATGCGGTGCAGACCGCCTGGGTGAAGCAGAAGATCGCGGCGGGACGCCGGGTGATCGGCTGGAAGATCGGTCTCACCTCCAAGGCGATGCAATATGCGCTGAACATCGACATCCCGGATTCCGGCGTGCTTTTCGACGACATGCTGTTCGAGGATGGTGCGCGCATTCCCGGCAACCGCTTCATCCAGCCACGCATCGAGGCCGAGATCGCCTTCGTGATGAAGGCGCCGCTTGTCGGCCCCAACGTCACCGTCTTCGACGTGTTGAACGCCACGGACTATGTCACCCCTGCGCTCGAAATCCTCGACACCCGCATCCTGCGCGTCGATCCGGAAACGAAGAAGGCCCGCACCATCGTCGATACCATCTCGGACAATGCCGCCAATGCCGGCATCGTTCTCGGCGGGCGGCAAATGCGGCCCGATGCGATCGACATGCGCTGGATGGGCGCAATCGTCTCGCGCAATGCCGAGGTGGAAGAAACCGGGCTCGGCGCCGGCGTGCTCAACCATCCGGCCCGCGGCATCGCCTGGCTCGCCAATCGCCTGTCGCTTTACGGCGAACGCATCGAGGCCGGCCAGATCGTGCTTGCCGGTTCCTTCATCCGCCCGATCGAGGCCCGCCACGGCGATACCATTGTCGCCGACTTCGGTCCGTCGGGCACCGTCAGCTGCTTCTTCGAATAG
- a CDS encoding NAD(P)-dependent alcohol dehydrogenase, which translates to MQALVLEQKGKLAIREIDLPLELGPDDVKIAIDTVGVCGSDVHYYTHGAIGPYVVREPMVLGHEAAGTVVAVGSNVETLDVGDRVCMEPGVPELTSRASKLGIYNVDPKVRFWATPPVHGVLAPFVIHPAAFTYQLPDKVSFAEGAMIEPFAIGMQAAARARIAPGDVAAVIGCGPIGIMVALAALAGGCSRVFISDFSAEKLAIAAQYPGIIPVNIAERPFADVIAAETGCWGADLVFEASGSAKAFSRIFDLVRPGGAVVLVGLPVEPVQFDVPGAISKEVRIETVFRYANIFDRALQLIASGKVDLKPLITETFRFEDSIRAFERAASARPTDIKLQIRMDSGKD; encoded by the coding sequence ATGCAAGCGTTGGTCCTCGAGCAAAAAGGCAAGCTCGCAATCCGGGAGATCGATCTCCCGCTGGAACTTGGTCCCGATGACGTCAAGATCGCCATCGACACGGTCGGCGTCTGCGGCAGCGACGTGCACTACTACACCCACGGCGCCATCGGCCCCTATGTGGTGCGCGAACCGATGGTGCTCGGTCATGAGGCGGCCGGCACCGTCGTCGCGGTCGGAAGCAATGTCGAAACGCTCGACGTCGGCGACCGGGTCTGCATGGAGCCGGGTGTTCCAGAACTGACCTCCCGCGCTTCCAAACTCGGCATCTACAATGTCGATCCCAAGGTGCGGTTCTGGGCAACGCCGCCGGTTCATGGCGTGCTCGCTCCTTTCGTCATCCACCCGGCCGCCTTCACCTACCAGCTCCCTGACAAGGTCTCCTTTGCCGAGGGTGCCATGATCGAACCCTTCGCGATCGGCATGCAGGCAGCCGCCCGCGCGCGGATTGCACCGGGCGATGTCGCCGCGGTGATCGGCTGCGGGCCGATCGGCATCATGGTGGCGCTCGCAGCCCTTGCCGGTGGCTGCAGCCGTGTCTTCATCTCCGATTTCAGCGCGGAGAAGCTGGCGATCGCCGCTCAGTATCCGGGCATCATCCCGGTCAACATCGCCGAGCGGCCTTTTGCCGATGTCATCGCCGCGGAAACCGGCTGCTGGGGCGCCGATCTCGTCTTCGAGGCGAGCGGCAGCGCCAAGGCCTTTTCCAGGATATTCGATCTGGTCCGCCCGGGCGGTGCCGTGGTTCTGGTGGGCCTGCCGGTCGAACCGGTACAATTCGACGTTCCGGGCGCAATCTCCAAGGAAGTCCGGATCGAAACGGTGTTTCGTTACGCCAACATCTTCGACCGCGCCCTGCAATTGATCGCGTCCGGCAAGGTCGATCTGAAGCCGCTGATCACTGAAACCTTTCGCTTCGAAGACAGCATCAGGGCATTCGAGCGGGCCGCATCCGCCCGACCGACTGATATCAAACTGCAGATCCGCATGGACAGTGGGAAGGATTGA
- a CDS encoding carbohydrate ABC transporter permease, with translation MKQKNSLPAVFLTPAMGILAVLALVPTAYAIYISFQNRELSRPDGSFVGFANYIDLFSDRRFINAIGVSLTWEAVTVGITLAIAVGLGILLFECVSPRTRNLLALLFLVPVILPRVSAAFVWKFAFHPLYGIATYPYKTITGQPLDLLSNPATALATVALVDVWQWGLFFAVIVLKLLETLPPQPFEAAKLDHARTWEIYAFIALPMLKAPLISLAFVKMIESLRAFDLIYVMTRGGPGIATETLDMYAFSQGFIESGRISYASSMAVLMMIATSIAFTFIWKRVQ, from the coding sequence ATGAAGCAGAAAAACAGCCTGCCGGCGGTGTTCCTCACCCCGGCCATGGGCATCCTTGCCGTTCTCGCCCTCGTGCCGACGGCCTATGCGATCTACATATCGTTCCAAAACCGGGAACTCAGCCGTCCGGACGGCAGCTTCGTCGGTTTCGCCAACTACATCGACCTTTTCTCGGACCGCCGCTTCATCAATGCGATCGGCGTCTCCCTGACCTGGGAAGCCGTGACCGTCGGTATAACGCTCGCCATCGCCGTCGGCCTTGGCATTCTGCTGTTCGAATGCGTCTCGCCGCGCACGCGCAACCTGCTGGCGCTCCTCTTTCTCGTACCGGTGATCCTGCCACGCGTTTCGGCCGCCTTCGTCTGGAAGTTCGCCTTCCATCCGCTCTATGGCATCGCCACCTATCCCTACAAGACAATCACCGGTCAGCCACTCGATCTCCTGTCCAATCCGGCGACTGCACTTGCGACAGTCGCATTGGTCGATGTCTGGCAATGGGGCCTCTTCTTCGCCGTCATCGTCTTGAAGCTCCTGGAAACGCTGCCACCGCAGCCCTTCGAGGCAGCAAAGCTCGACCATGCCCGCACATGGGAGATCTATGCCTTCATCGCGCTGCCGATGCTGAAGGCGCCGCTGATCTCGCTTGCCTTCGTCAAGATGATCGAGTCGCTGCGCGCCTTCGACCTGATCTACGTCATGACCCGCGGCGGCCCCGGCATCGCGACCGAAACGCTCGACATGTACGCCTTCTCGCAAGGCTTCATCGAGTCCGGCCGGATTTCCTACGCCTCCAGCATGGCGGTTCTGATGATGATCGCCACCTCGATCGCCTTCACCTTCATCTGGAAGAGGGTTCAGTGA
- a CDS encoding ABC transporter ATP-binding protein translates to MANIVCSNVGKQYGAVDVIKDFNLDVADHEFIVFLGPSGCGKSTLLRMIAGLEDISGGIVSIGGRAVNDLPPRDRGVAMVFQNYALYPHMTIYDNIAFGLKRMKVPKAEIDTRIRAVSGTLGLEPYLARKPTELSGGQQQRVAIARAMIKTPRVFLFDEPLSNLDAKLRNHMRVEIARLHQKLKTTTIYVTHDQLEAMTLADRIVLMKGGAIEQVGTPSEIYERPRTLFVAGFIGTPNMNFIDVTAEKTEGGWLLRSAGGNFPVSDDEFALRHLQKLVLGIRPADLQPAMTGPGRLFGTADLVEFHGNDALVTFLFADKEIGALVKASACPKPGEAVSFVFEPNRLHLFDRESGLSLRKP, encoded by the coding sequence ATGGCGAACATCGTCTGCTCCAACGTCGGCAAGCAATACGGCGCCGTTGATGTCATCAAGGATTTCAACCTCGATGTCGCCGATCATGAATTCATCGTGTTTCTCGGTCCATCCGGCTGCGGCAAGTCCACGCTGCTGCGCATGATTGCCGGTCTCGAAGACATATCCGGCGGCATCGTCTCGATCGGCGGGCGGGCGGTCAACGACCTGCCGCCTCGCGACCGCGGCGTCGCCATGGTCTTCCAGAACTATGCGCTCTACCCACACATGACGATCTACGACAACATCGCTTTCGGACTGAAGCGCATGAAGGTGCCGAAGGCGGAGATCGATACGCGGATTCGCGCTGTTTCGGGAACGCTCGGCCTCGAGCCCTATCTCGCCCGCAAGCCGACCGAGCTGTCCGGCGGGCAGCAGCAGCGCGTCGCTATCGCCCGCGCGATGATCAAGACGCCACGGGTCTTCCTCTTTGACGAGCCGCTCTCCAATCTCGACGCGAAGCTGCGCAATCACATGCGGGTCGAGATCGCCCGGCTGCACCAGAAGCTGAAGACCACGACGATCTATGTGACGCACGATCAACTGGAGGCGATGACGCTTGCCGACCGGATCGTCCTGATGAAGGGCGGTGCGATCGAGCAGGTCGGTACGCCCTCGGAAATCTACGAGCGTCCGCGCACCCTGTTCGTTGCCGGTTTCATCGGCACGCCCAACATGAACTTCATTGATGTTACCGCCGAGAAGACTGAAGGCGGATGGCTGCTGCGCAGCGCCGGCGGCAACTTCCCGGTCTCGGACGACGAATTCGCGCTTCGTCATCTGCAGAAGCTGGTGCTTGGCATTCGCCCTGCCGACCTGCAACCGGCAATGACGGGGCCAGGCCGTCTCTTTGGCACCGCCGATCTCGTCGAATTTCACGGCAATGACGCGTTGGTGACGTTCCTCTTCGCAGACAAGGAGATCGGTGCGCTGGTCAAGGCCAGCGCCTGCCCGAAGCCCGGAGAGGCCGTCTCGTTCGTGTTCGAACCGAATAGGCTGCATCTCTTCGATCGGGAAAGCGGATTGTCCCTGCGAAAGCCGTGA
- the pepT gene encoding peptidase T, which yields MTDTVLERFLRYVVIDTQSDARSKTQPSTEKQKNLGRVLVEELLAIGLEDAHLDENGYVYATIPSNVDKPVPVICWCSHMDTAPDFTGTNVKPQIVSNYQGGDIQLMGDPQQVIRVSDHPVLNDQIGNDIVTTDGTTLLGADDKAGLAEIVTAAQVLVDNPDIKHGTIKLLFTTDEEIGRGVDKVDLKKLGAEFCYTVDGETAGHIEDETFSADGVEIVIHGVAIHPGFAKDKMENAIKIAGDIISRLPRDVSPEGTEGRDGFVHPTGVSGSMDKAQLGLIVRDFDEAGLATKEAMLEGIVKDVMTAYPGSTYSFEVKEQYRNMKAILDRHPEIVENAIEAIRRAGMQPVRGSIRGGTDGSRLSFMGLPSANLFAGGHAFHSPLEWVSRQDMERSVKTLVELAKIWAERA from the coding sequence ATGACCGATACCGTTCTCGAACGCTTCCTCCGTTACGTCGTCATCGACACCCAGTCCGATGCCAGGTCGAAGACCCAGCCTTCAACGGAGAAGCAGAAAAACCTCGGTCGCGTACTCGTCGAAGAACTGCTGGCGATCGGACTTGAGGACGCCCATCTCGACGAAAACGGCTATGTCTACGCCACCATCCCTTCGAACGTCGATAAGCCAGTGCCGGTCATCTGCTGGTGCTCGCACATGGACACGGCGCCCGACTTCACCGGCACCAATGTCAAGCCGCAGATCGTCAGCAACTACCAGGGCGGCGACATCCAGCTGATGGGCGATCCGCAGCAGGTCATCCGCGTCAGCGACCATCCCGTCCTCAACGACCAGATCGGCAACGACATCGTCACCACGGATGGAACGACGCTGCTCGGCGCCGACGACAAGGCCGGGCTTGCGGAGATCGTCACAGCCGCTCAGGTGCTCGTCGACAATCCCGACATCAAGCACGGCACGATCAAGCTGCTCTTCACCACGGACGAAGAAATCGGCCGTGGCGTCGACAAGGTCGACCTGAAGAAGCTCGGTGCCGAATTCTGCTATACGGTCGATGGCGAAACAGCCGGACATATCGAGGACGAGACCTTCTCCGCCGATGGCGTCGAGATCGTCATTCATGGCGTCGCGATCCATCCGGGCTTTGCCAAGGACAAGATGGAGAACGCGATTAAGATCGCCGGCGACATCATTAGCCGGCTACCGCGCGACGTGTCTCCCGAGGGCACAGAAGGCCGCGACGGCTTCGTGCACCCGACCGGTGTCAGCGGCTCAATGGACAAGGCGCAGCTAGGCCTCATCGTGCGCGACTTCGACGAGGCAGGCCTGGCCACGAAGGAAGCCATGCTCGAAGGCATCGTCAAGGATGTGATGACGGCCTATCCCGGATCCACCTACAGCTTCGAGGTCAAAGAGCAGTATCGCAACATGAAGGCCATCCTCGACCGCCACCCGGAGATCGTCGAGAATGCCATCGAGGCGATCCGTCGCGCCGGCATGCAGCCGGTGCGCGGCAGCATTCGCGGCGGCACCGACGGCTCGCGTCTGTCCTTCATGGGTCTGCCCTCGGCCAACCTCTTTGCCGGCGGCCATGCCTTCCACTCGCCGCTCGAATGGGTCAGCCGCCAGGACATGGAGCGCAGCGTCAAGACGCTGGTCGAGCTCGCCAAGATCTGGGCCGAACGCGCCTGA
- a CDS encoding response regulator transcription factor: MTSRIRVAVVDDHPLFREGVTRSLSEIEGFEIVAEGSSKDDATSIAQSLGPDVMLMDISMPGGGLEAIPAILEVTPSQKIIMLTVSEDGDDVTTALDRGATGYVLKGVGASALAEVIRTVASGERYVAPTLSAKLLSTKAPAQPGKSGLVAGLTPREKEVLHLVAAGMSNKHVAIELDLQEKTVKHHMTQIMTKLGVANRTEAAMVLRDAREL, translated from the coding sequence ATGACGTCAAGGATACGCGTTGCCGTGGTCGACGACCATCCTCTGTTTCGCGAAGGCGTGACCCGGAGCCTGTCGGAGATCGAGGGATTTGAGATCGTCGCCGAGGGCAGTTCGAAGGACGACGCGACCAGTATCGCGCAAAGCCTCGGACCGGACGTGATGCTCATGGATATCTCCATGCCGGGCGGCGGGCTGGAGGCGATACCGGCAATCCTGGAGGTCACTCCGTCGCAGAAGATCATCATGCTCACGGTTTCCGAGGACGGAGACGACGTGACCACGGCGCTCGATCGCGGCGCGACCGGCTATGTGCTGAAGGGCGTCGGCGCATCGGCACTCGCCGAGGTCATCCGCACGGTCGCCTCGGGCGAGCGCTATGTGGCGCCGACCCTGTCGGCCAAGCTTTTGTCGACGAAAGCGCCGGCTCAGCCTGGAAAATCCGGCCTGGTTGCAGGCCTGACGCCGCGCGAAAAAGAGGTTCTGCACCTGGTGGCGGCCGGCATGAGCAACAAGCATGTCGCCATCGAGCTGGACCTGCAGGAAAAGACCGTGAAGCATCACATGACGCAGATCATGACGAAGCTGGGGGTCGCCAACCGCACCGAAGCGGCGATGGTTCTGCGCGACGCGCGCGAGCTTTAG
- a CDS encoding sugar ABC transporter substrate-binding protein has translation MKKAKTLVSSIAFACLLSTGLTTVAIAAECSGTIKVLAQPRDGLTLLEDYKSEFEKLSGGASFEIDYLNENDRRAKTKADASTIGKYNVYYIDEANVALFASAGWVAPLMDYYPADYDYADFDAGRQKVATYDGKVWFAPVTGGGDLMVYRKDLLEAAGITPPKTLDEYVAAVKKLNQPDQGIYGTALRGQRGSGANVWRWMPFFKGFGGNWFDGKTPVFDGEQAVKATETYLELFKYSAPGSQTGGWDEAVGAFTSGQVAMLIESTPLVGMAIDPKSSKVAGKVGYLPPPAPLTGGGYGHGLAIGMKANKDEASKACAGLFVAWATSKENEARRLEAGQFSELNRTSIMTSPKFAELYGPDLGQALADTGKVTAVNFWQNPQWPDLGDRWGIILEELITGTRTDIKEGLDELDGFAKDLVARSQ, from the coding sequence ATGAAAAAAGCCAAAACGCTCGTTTCGAGCATCGCCTTCGCATGCCTTCTTTCCACCGGCCTGACGACTGTTGCGATCGCTGCCGAATGCTCCGGCACGATCAAGGTGCTCGCCCAGCCGCGCGACGGCCTGACGCTGCTCGAAGACTACAAGTCCGAATTCGAGAAGCTCTCGGGCGGCGCATCCTTCGAGATCGACTATCTCAACGAAAACGACCGCCGCGCCAAGACCAAGGCGGACGCCTCGACCATCGGCAAGTACAACGTCTATTACATCGACGAGGCAAATGTGGCGCTATTTGCGTCGGCCGGCTGGGTCGCGCCGCTGATGGACTATTATCCTGCCGACTACGACTACGCCGATTTCGATGCGGGCCGCCAGAAGGTCGCGACCTATGACGGCAAGGTCTGGTTTGCGCCGGTCACTGGCGGCGGGGACCTCATGGTCTACCGCAAGGACCTGCTTGAGGCGGCCGGCATTACGCCGCCGAAGACGCTCGACGAATATGTTGCCGCAGTGAAGAAGCTCAATCAGCCCGACCAGGGTATCTACGGCACAGCCCTTCGCGGCCAGCGCGGCTCGGGCGCGAATGTCTGGCGCTGGATGCCATTCTTCAAGGGCTTTGGCGGCAACTGGTTCGACGGCAAGACGCCGGTCTTTGACGGCGAACAGGCGGTCAAGGCGACCGAGACCTATCTCGAACTCTTCAAGTACTCGGCACCGGGCAGCCAGACCGGCGGCTGGGACGAGGCGGTTGGTGCTTTTACCTCCGGCCAGGTGGCGATGCTGATCGAATCCACCCCGCTCGTCGGCATGGCGATCGATCCGAAGTCCTCGAAGGTGGCCGGCAAGGTCGGCTACCTGCCGCCTCCGGCACCGTTGACGGGCGGCGGCTACGGCCATGGTCTCGCGATCGGCATGAAGGCCAACAAGGATGAGGCCTCCAAGGCCTGCGCCGGTCTGTTCGTAGCTTGGGCGACCTCGAAGGAAAACGAGGCCCGGCGGCTCGAAGCCGGACAGTTCAGCGAACTCAATCGCACAAGCATCATGACCAGCCCGAAATTCGCCGAGCTCTACGGCCCCGATCTCGGTCAGGCGCTCGCCGATACCGGCAAGGTCACGGCCGTCAACTTCTGGCAGAACCCGCAATGGCCTGATCTTGGCGACCGCTGGGGCATCATCCTCGAGGAGCTGATCACCGGAACGCGCACCGACATCAAGGAAGGCCTCGACGAACTCGACGGCTTCGCCAAAGACCTGGTTGCCCGCAGCCAGTAA